The genomic stretch TCTATGAAGCATGCCAAAACGTAGATTACGTCTTCCATCTTGCCGCCCTGAAGCATGTGCCGATTTGCGAATTCCAGCCTTACGAAGCGCTCAAAACAAATGTGCTTGGCACCCAGAACATTATCCGCGCAAGTATCGCGCAGGGCGTCGAGAAGGTAATCGATGTCTCGACCGACAAAGCGGTAGATCCTATCAACTTCTATGGAATGACCAAAGCAATCGGCGAGAAAATCATTATTAAAGCCAATGATTTAAGCGAGAAAACACGCTTTGTTTGTATACGCGGCGGCAATGTGCTCGGAACGAACGGCAGCGTTGTTCCTTTATTCAAACAGCAAATCATCGACGGTCAAGAGCTTACGCTTACCGATATCGACATGACACGTTTCTTTCTGACCGTGCCTGAAGCCATTCAACTGCTGCTGAAGGCTACTGCGGTAGCCGTTGGGGGCGAAACCTTTGTTATGAAGATGCCGGCATGCAAAATCATCGATCTTATTCAGGTATTAAAAAATGTTTTCGGAGGATCAAACTTGCCGATCAAGGACATCGGAATTCGACCAGGCGAGAAGCTGCACGAGGTATTAATCTCGCAATCCGAATCGCCTTACTCCTATAAGTATGATGAGCAATATTATGTCATCCTCCCTTCGCATCCAACGGAGCAGCTCTATAATCAATACAACCATCTGCCGAAAGTAACCTTCCCGTACTTCCAGTCCGACCAAGACCTAATGTCCTATGACGAGATTGAGACCTTGTTAAGAAAAGGGAAATTCATTTAATACGATTAGAAATGAGGGGAAAGCAAACTTTAACGAACAAACCTAGGTGGTGTGCTTGGTGAAAACGAACAAGAAGAAAAGGAAGGCTGCGACCGATATTGGCGTTTCGATTATTACTTGCACGAACAAGCTGCCGTATATGTACAATATATTCAACAATTACGGCAGGCAAATCGTGGAGAACAAAGAGCTGATCATTATTTTGAACAATGATCAGCTCAGCTTGGCTGATTGGCAGGAGCGCTCTGCTATCTATCCCAATATTTCCGTCTACCAGCTGCCCGAGTCTGCAAGTCTAGGCGAGTGCTTGAATTTCGCTGCTGAACGGAGCCGGTTCAATGTGCTGGCTAAATTCGATGACGATGATTTTTACTCACGCTATTATGTTAGCTCAGCGATTCATGCGCTGCACACGACAAAAGCGGATATTATCGGAAAAAGTGCGTATCACACTTATTTGGAAGAGGACCGGGCTTTATCCCTTCGATTTCCCAATAGAGAAAACACGTATACGAAACAAATTGCCGGAGCAACACTGCTGTTTCGCAAAAAAGTATTCCAAAGGGTGCGTTTCCAACCTATTTCCCTTGGCGAGGACGTTGCTTTTCTAAGAGATTGCCGTTTATCGAATTTCAAAATTTTCACAACAAACCGTTACAATTATGTTTGCAACCGCAGAGCGGATCCAAATCTTCACACCTGGAAGCCTGCAAAGGAATATTTCCTTAGTACCGGCATCCTCATTGCTCAGACTGACGATTAT from Paenibacillus sp. FSL H8-0548 encodes the following:
- a CDS encoding UDP-N-acetylglucosamine 4,6-dehydratase family protein, which gives rise to MFTNKTVLITGGTGSWGQELTRNLLGSDPKEIRIFSRNEFTQVDLKRKFNNPKLNFIIGDVRDYDAVYEACQNVDYVFHLAALKHVPICEFQPYEALKTNVLGTQNIIRASIAQGVEKVIDVSTDKAVDPINFYGMTKAIGEKIIIKANDLSEKTRFVCIRGGNVLGTNGSVVPLFKQQIIDGQELTLTDIDMTRFFLTVPEAIQLLLKATAVAVGGETFVMKMPACKIIDLIQVLKNVFGGSNLPIKDIGIRPGEKLHEVLISQSESPYSYKYDEQYYVILPSHPTEQLYNQYNHLPKVTFPYFQSDQDLMSYDEIETLLRKGKFI
- a CDS encoding glycosyltransferase yields the protein MKTNKKKRKAATDIGVSIITCTNKLPYMYNIFNNYGRQIVENKELIIILNNDQLSLADWQERSAIYPNISVYQLPESASLGECLNFAAERSRFNVLAKFDDDDFYSRYYVSSAIHALHTTKADIIGKSAYHTYLEEDRALSLRFPNRENTYTKQIAGATLLFRKKVFQRVRFQPISLGEDVAFLRDCRLSNFKIFTTNRYNYVCNRRADPNLHTWKPAKEYFLSTGILIAQTDDYRKFVVQESL